The segment tccaaaatgtttctaaaatattctctttaaaaacctgttggaagcttacgattccgttttggaatcacgcttccgttttttaaaaaaaatgcaatgtatatcaataaaatataaaactatagttttaatctatataaaataaaattaatagtaatgattattaagttataaatatacaaatatcaaaaataatactataaattttctttatgcattgggattttttattaaagatatagcacatattgaaatatattgtgtcaattttttatgaagtattaaaaataattaatataatatttgtttgtaaactaaattatgtgtatttttacagttttaatataaaatcatttcaaaattattataaatgaataaatgttttatttcaaatttaaataatataattttagtcctaattttttaaaaaaatttatatatatatatagatatagatatagatatacgcttccaacacgtacccgattcctaatattttaaaaaatctcgcttctgcgctttcttacgcttccgcttccacgtacccgcttccgtttccatgtaacataggtcTAAATAATTAAGCATTTAAGCACCATAGATCCATCTAAAATCACAATGAAGACTATACTAAAGTTAACCATGATCTAATCTAATTAATGACAACTGCAATTTCAACTTTCAAAGCTTATATAACATAAATGTATAGTATATCAATTCCTCCAACCAAACCCACATTACATTGATTTTGTTATTCTATGTCCAAAACAATCCATATGCAATCCATTACATGGACAATAAAACTATATCATATAAACATCAACACGCCAGCAAAAACCAAAGTCTCCCCATGCAAAGTCAACATTAATGAAACACAAAGTCAAAGACCAGCATTGACCGGCACTCCCGCAGCAGTAATCCAATAATTCCCGTCCAAGAAATTCTCCACCGTGAACTTCCCCGCCTCGGCCGCCGTCTTCAAAACATGATAACCTGGCCACCTAACTCTACCGGAGACACTTGCTCCGGCGCCAGTGTTACCATATTCTCCGTAATAAAGAGTCCTCAAAGCAAAGTCACCGCTCCAAGGCAACCACCCCGCCGGATTTAGCATCTCTCCGAGACTGCATTTCATGAAAACCGTCCTCGAATACTGCTTCCACGGCCTTCCTAAGTACGTCTCCGCCGCTGTAGACACCGTCGAGCTCTGGATGACGAAACCTGTGTTCTCGTTAGGATCTTTGCGGGACTGAGCCGTGATAGTGTTTTTCTGGCCGCTCATGGGTTTACGAGCGTAGATGTTGCAGTTTTGGAGGACTGCGGTTGCGTCTCCGAAGACGAAGTCGACGGTTCCGTAGACGTTGCAGTTTTTCAAGAAGTGACGGCGGGAGTGAAGGTAGAGAGTGTCTTGGTAGCCTTTGAAAGAACAGCCGTAGAATACGGAGAAATCTGATCCTGATCGGAGAGCCACCGCCTGGTGCTTCTCCGGTCCCGCAGTGTTCTCGAATGTTATGTCTCGTGCGATAAAACCGCTGCCGGCAACAGCTGTTGGCGggttaaaagaaataaaatatatcatttgttttaccaaacaaaaaaaatatatcatgttGCTAAATAATAGTTCAAGAgttattatacatttatatatttttggttcaaAATTCAAGAGTTATATCTAAAGGGTAAATTATGTGTTTAGACGttaaaaaagagagcaaaatattaacatattaaaaaaaaatttgacagaagaaattatatactttgaaaataaaaaattattgaaaagttATGAAATAATACTTGGCGAAAATTTATTAACTAGTAGCTAATTCATgattaaaacttaaaagtaaTTTTAGTTAGTATTAAAAGTTTATAGtagtattttttatataaaaaaatttatgtatatgTGTGAACAATCGATATAGTTAGCAATAAAGACTACttgaaaaagttatttttttgatattatatttagCACGGACGACGTACCAAAAGTTGCGGACCGAAACGTCGTCGTGCCATCTTTAACGTTCCTACTACCGGTGACGACGGTAGAGTCGATGCCGTCACCGATAACCATCACGTTCTTGACTGATTTCTTGATCTCCACGTTTTCTCGGTAAACGCCGGCTTTAACGTATATCACAAGTCTCTTGTTTCTCCTTGGAAGTTTGGCTGCTGCGTTTATCGCCTGTTGAATACTTGTGTAGTGACCCGAACCGTCTTTAGCTACCACAAGATCGGGTTTAGCCGTGGTTACTGAACCTTCCAGAAGTTTACGGTCGGTAAGAGGGATCCACGAAGGAAACTGGTTGTCCCAAAACATCAATCtccgaccaccaccaccacctcctccgcCGCTACTTCCTTGCTTGTTGAATTTTGTGAACGCTGTCCCTGGATGTTTCTCGGCAACCGCCTCAGCCGCGGCCTTTGAAACCGCCAGAGAGTTGCTTATCGATTTAGTGAGGTTCCGGTGAACGTGTATAGGGAAATATTTTGAATAGGAAGACGTTAGATTAAAATCTTTAAACCCGTTTTTGCAAGTGTCTTGATTAGCTATGGCAGCGCTTAATGAGGTTTGTCTATCATGCGCTGAAAAGTTAAAATCATATGATCTCCGAGAGTGGTTGAGTTGGTCTATGGTGTCTTCGTAAAGCTCCAAGCAGTCGAGCAAAGCTGACTTGGCATGTTTGTGGAAAGAACGACGCCGTTTCACCTTAGAGACGAGGCGGTGTAGGTGAACGGCCTGGTCCATGGTCGAGCTAACCACAAGGTCGTGGAAAGCGAGCCCATCGGTTTGGTAGTCTAAAGTGTTGAGAGGTGAATTAGATATGTGGTGGGCGCAGACGTTAGGGTATGGAGTTTCTTTGCATGAAGTGATGAAATAGGCATTGGTATGAGAGATTGATAGGACGTAAATCACTGGTATAATATATTTGGTGTATAAACATCTGGGAGGTTTGTGATCCATTTGGGGATTTGAAAAGTATGAATAGAGAATTATTGGATTAGAAAGTGTATATTGTGGTTTCATAAATCATAAGGAAGTAAGAGTTATATATAAACGTATGAAAGTATATGCAAATGAATGGATACTCTTTAGCTCTCATAAATGCATATACACGTGTGCAACCACGTAAGCGAGTGTGATGTATGATTGAATTTTGAGGAAAACTTGAAACTTCAATTTGTATCCTCACATTGTTATggtttattttgttataatacAATGTAGAAACATTTTTACGTGGTTAGTTAATAACTTATAAGATGAAACAACAATGTTAGACATATGTATGAAATAAGAAGATAATATTTGAAGAATCAAAGTTAGCTATGGCCATTGGTTTGAACTTAACACAAACAACTACGTAGGAAAGGAAGCTCAAATATCACACAAACCATGTAAAGAAACTAGTTTTTGATTTTACAAGTGCACGAGGCTGATGGTTTGCCACATGTGTAAGAAGTTTGAGATACATGGACCTTTCCCGTAATGCCAAATGTCACAAAACCTGAGACTTCAAATGGTGATAGAAATTCGATTATTATGaaacaaatttaatatatagaaaGAAACAAACGACGTAAATAAAA is part of the Brassica rapa cultivar Chiifu-401-42 chromosome A09, CAAS_Brap_v3.01, whole genome shotgun sequence genome and harbors:
- the LOC103840789 gene encoding probable pectinesterase/pectinesterase inhibitor 6, whose amino-acid sequence is MKPQYTLSNPIILYSYFSNPQMDHKPPRCLYTKYIIPVIYVLSISHTNAYFITSCKETPYPNVCAHHISNSPLNTLDYQTDGLAFHDLVVSSTMDQAVHLHRLVSKVKRRRSFHKHAKSALLDCLELYEDTIDQLNHSRRSYDFNFSAHDRQTSLSAAIANQDTCKNGFKDFNLTSSYSKYFPIHVHRNLTKSISNSLAVSKAAAEAVAEKHPGTAFTKFNKQGSSGGGGGGGGRRLMFWDNQFPSWIPLTDRKLLEGSVTTAKPDLVVAKDGSGHYTSIQQAINAAAKLPRRNKRLVIYVKAGVYRENVEIKKSVKNVMVIGDGIDSTVVTGSRNVKDGTTTFRSATFAVAGSGFIARDITFENTAGPEKHQAVALRSGSDFSVFYGCSFKGYQDTLYLHSRRHFLKNCNVYGTVDFVFGDATAVLQNCNIYARKPMSGQKNTITAQSRKDPNENTGFVIQSSTVSTAAETYLGRPWKQYSRTVFMKCSLGEMLNPAGWLPWSGDFALRTLYYGEYGNTGAGASVSGRVRWPGYHVLKTAAEAGKFTVENFLDGNYWITAAGVPVNAGL